Proteins from a genomic interval of Nitrosomonas sp.:
- a CDS encoding transglycosylase SLT domain-containing protein produces MMRWMILAASTFALIVISVTALMAETLASNHRNIVVREAVRAEAYEQQDDLWVRMRTGFSLGNPPGLEIEGYEKRFSNQRFINQIVERSQRYLYYILGEVERRGMPAEIALLPIVESAFDPDAYSHKHAAGLWQFVPATGKAFGLEQNWWHDERRDIVAATDAALDYLQMLHRMFGNWQLALAAYNWGQGALLKVIADDHGGEKSVNFAAIRMPTETRQYVAKLLAIRNIISHPRRYGVRLSPIFNRPYFEQIELTEQIDVHLVARLAGISEKEFNALNPAYNRPVIRISNAPRRLLLPVSNVMNFVKNIENYDKELVSWRIHEVKEKESLPELAQRYRIDVSKLAGINGLRLQSVLKDGQLLLVPRDGRGTRERTYLAYGSDSTVSGNAGSGQLIHIVRKGETLHGIAKRYGINVKAILSWNNGSTRLSVGQRLVLKLNLPDSPLYSS; encoded by the coding sequence ATGATGCGATGGATGATCCTGGCAGCGAGTACTTTTGCTCTGATCGTGATATCGGTGACAGCTTTGATGGCCGAGACTCTGGCGAGCAATCACCGGAATATCGTCGTTCGTGAAGCAGTTCGAGCGGAAGCGTATGAACAGCAGGATGACTTATGGGTGCGCATGCGTACCGGGTTTTCCCTCGGTAATCCTCCGGGCCTGGAAATAGAAGGATACGAAAAAAGATTTAGCAACCAGCGGTTTATCAATCAGATAGTCGAGCGCAGCCAGCGCTACCTTTACTACATTTTGGGTGAAGTCGAGCGTCGCGGTATGCCAGCAGAAATTGCGCTTCTACCGATTGTCGAAAGTGCATTCGATCCGGATGCCTATTCACACAAACATGCCGCCGGATTATGGCAGTTTGTTCCCGCAACCGGGAAAGCGTTCGGTCTGGAACAAAACTGGTGGCATGATGAGCGTCGCGATATCGTAGCAGCAACCGATGCTGCGCTGGATTATCTGCAAATGCTGCATCGCATGTTTGGTAATTGGCAGCTGGCATTGGCCGCTTACAACTGGGGGCAGGGTGCATTATTAAAAGTCATTGCTGATGATCATGGTGGTGAGAAATCAGTCAATTTTGCTGCTATTCGTATGCCAACAGAAACACGCCAGTATGTTGCAAAATTACTTGCTATCCGCAATATCATTTCGCATCCCAGGCGCTATGGAGTCAGACTGAGCCCCATTTTCAACCGTCCCTATTTCGAGCAGATTGAATTGACAGAACAGATTGATGTGCATCTGGTAGCGAGACTGGCGGGGATTTCCGAAAAAGAATTCAACGCGCTGAATCCAGCTTATAACCGGCCAGTTATTCGTATCAGTAATGCGCCACGTCGACTGCTGCTGCCGGTTTCCAATGTGATGAACTTTGTCAAAAATATAGAGAACTATGACAAGGAACTCGTTTCATGGCGAATCCATGAGGTGAAAGAGAAAGAATCCCTGCCGGAACTGGCGCAACGTTATCGCATCGACGTATCAAAATTAGCGGGAATAAATGGCCTGCGTTTACAGTCGGTATTAAAAGATGGGCAACTTTTGCTGGTGCCGCGTGACGGTCGCGGCACGCGGGAGAGAACTTATCTGGCATACGGGTCGGATAGTACTGTTTCCGGTAATGCCGGAAGTGGACAGTTAATTCATATTGTCAGAAAAGGGGAGACGCTCCACGGCATTGCGAAGCGTTATGGAATCAATGTCAAAGCTATCCTATCCTGGAACAATGGCAGTACCCGCTTATCAGTGGGCCAGCGGCTGGTACTCAAACTGAATTTGCCCGATAGCCCTCTCTATTCATCTTGA
- a CDS encoding PEP-CTERM/exosortase system-associated acyltransferase, translating to MFSKEQNLGTSFKQYFEIVPALNELLKAEAYRVRHAVYCEDLGFEPARTDKLETDQYDHSAIHLLIRDVRKHTFIGCTRIIRPTLDTDHGLLPFERTCANTLDRAIIDPAKLPRDKIGEVSRLAVVASFRRRKGEATQPINLSEDDYREAPLPRFPYIPLGLYIGTVELARLNGIRILFMLTEERLANHFGRLGAQPEFIGESIEHRGARFPSMVDIDRIVSNMRPIFRPLYRCIAEDIRAGLVHDQQNRRQAANTGSR from the coding sequence ATGTTTTCGAAGGAACAGAATCTAGGCACATCTTTCAAACAATACTTTGAGATTGTACCGGCACTCAACGAATTACTTAAAGCGGAAGCATACCGTGTACGTCATGCTGTTTATTGTGAGGATCTGGGATTCGAACCGGCGCGAACCGATAAACTGGAAACCGACCAATATGATCACAGTGCGATCCATTTGCTGATCCGTGATGTTCGAAAACATACGTTTATCGGCTGCACTCGCATCATTCGTCCCACTCTGGATACCGATCATGGTTTGTTGCCATTTGAACGCACTTGCGCCAACACGCTGGATCGCGCCATTATCGATCCAGCAAAACTACCGCGTGACAAAATTGGCGAAGTTTCCCGCCTGGCTGTGGTGGCCTCTTTTCGACGACGCAAGGGAGAAGCTACACAACCGATCAATCTTTCGGAAGACGATTATCGTGAAGCCCCCCTGCCGCGCTTTCCCTATATTCCCCTGGGACTATATATTGGCACCGTCGAATTGGCCCGGTTGAATGGTATTAGAATATTGTTCATGCTAACGGAGGAACGACTGGCAAATCATTTCGGCAGACTGGGCGCCCAGCCCGAATTCATCGGGGAATCAATCGAGCATCGAGGCGCACGCTTTCCATCAATGGTAGATATTGACAGAATTGTCAGTAATATGCGGCCAATCTTTCGCCCTCTTTATCGTTGTATTGCCGAAGATATCCGAGCAGGACTGGTACATGACCAACAAAACCGCAGACAAGCAGCTAATACAGGTTCAAGATGA
- a CDS encoding ABC transporter ATP-binding protein, whose amino-acid sequence MYIVRFEKVCKEYMLGADHIQALKDIDLQIKEGEFLAIAGPSGSGKSTLLNLIGCIDIPSSGKIYINNMDTSGQTPNQLSALRARTIGFIFQTFNLFSVLSAEENVEYPLLQFKELTAAQRGERVSRFLEIVGLSKFARHRPNQLSGGQRQRVAIARALATHPSVILADEPTANLDHKTGEGILQLMKEINEDNGTTFVFSTHDAKVMAMAERLIRIEDGQLIHENAAVHA is encoded by the coding sequence ATGTATATTGTCCGTTTTGAAAAAGTCTGCAAAGAATATATGCTGGGTGCGGATCATATCCAGGCACTTAAGGATATTGATTTGCAAATCAAAGAGGGCGAATTTCTGGCAATTGCCGGACCCTCTGGCAGTGGAAAATCCACACTGTTGAATTTGATTGGTTGTATCGACATTCCTTCTTCCGGCAAAATCTATATTAATAATATGGATACCAGCGGGCAAACACCCAATCAGTTATCGGCGCTTAGAGCTAGAACTATCGGCTTTATCTTTCAGACATTTAATCTTTTCTCCGTATTGTCAGCAGAAGAAAATGTGGAATACCCGCTGCTGCAGTTCAAGGAACTCACTGCTGCCCAGCGTGGTGAGCGAGTCTCCAGGTTTCTGGAGATCGTTGGTTTATCCAAATTTGCGCGTCATCGCCCCAATCAGCTCAGCGGTGGTCAACGCCAGCGTGTGGCGATTGCCCGCGCACTGGCCACACACCCAAGCGTAATACTGGCAGATGAACCGACCGCCAATCTTGATCATAAAACCGGAGAAGGTATATTGCAGTTGATGAAAGAGATCAACGAGGATAACGGTACTACTTTCGTCTTTTCAACGCATGATGCCAAGGTGATGGCCATGGCTGAACGATTGATACGAATCGAAGATGGTCAACTTATCCATGAAAATGCCGCTGTGCATGCTTGA
- a CDS encoding ribonucleotide-diphosphate reductase subunit beta, whose translation MLTFEDEENSAGNNGVLSCDTVLHAHARNNLNDETSVESKDQADLPTNHRRVSVEDKRIINCHADVNQLVPFKYKWAWEKYLSACANHWMPQEINMSRDIALWKDSNGLSEDERRVVKRNLGFFVTADSLAANNIVLGTYRHITNPECRQYLLRQAFEEAIHTHAYQYIVESLGLDEGEIFNAYHEVDSIREKDEFLIPFIDTLTDQSFQTGTLETDQQLLKSLIVFACIMEGLFFYVGFVQILALGRQNKMTGAAEQYQYILRDESMHCNFGIDVINQIKLENPQLWTREFREEIVALMQQAVMLEYRYAEDTMPRGVLGLNAAMFKEYLRFIANRRCHQIGLDPIFSEVSNPFPWMSEMIDLKKEKNFFETRVTEYQTGGVLHWD comes from the coding sequence ATGTTGACGTTTGAAGATGAAGAAAATTCTGCAGGTAATAATGGTGTTCTGTCATGCGATACGGTTTTACATGCCCATGCACGCAACAACCTGAATGATGAAACGAGTGTTGAGAGTAAAGATCAGGCTGACCTGCCCACCAATCATCGCCGTGTGTCGGTAGAAGATAAACGTATCATCAACTGCCATGCGGATGTCAATCAGCTGGTGCCATTCAAATATAAGTGGGCATGGGAGAAATACCTGTCGGCTTGCGCGAATCATTGGATGCCACAGGAAATCAATATGAGCCGTGATATTGCGTTATGGAAAGACAGTAATGGGTTGAGCGAGGATGAGCGGCGTGTCGTCAAGCGTAATTTGGGGTTTTTCGTGACGGCTGATTCGCTGGCGGCCAATAATATCGTGCTGGGCACTTATCGGCATATTACTAATCCAGAATGCCGTCAATATTTGTTGCGCCAGGCATTTGAAGAAGCGATTCATACCCATGCCTACCAATATATTGTCGAATCACTCGGGCTGGATGAGGGCGAGATTTTCAATGCTTATCATGAAGTCGATTCGATTCGTGAGAAGGATGAATTCCTGATTCCTTTTATCGACACGCTGACTGATCAGTCATTTCAGACGGGTACGCTGGAAACCGATCAGCAGTTGCTTAAAAGCCTGATCGTGTTTGCCTGCATTATGGAGGGACTGTTTTTCTATGTGGGTTTTGTGCAGATTCTGGCGCTGGGCAGACAAAACAAGATGACGGGTGCCGCTGAACAGTACCAATACATCCTGCGTGATGAATCGATGCATTGCAACTTTGGTATCGATGTCATCAACCAGATTAAACTGGAAAATCCGCAGCTGTGGACCAGGGAATTTCGTGAGGAAATCGTGGCGCTCATGCAACAGGCAGTGATGCTGGAATACCGTTACGCCGAAGATACGATGCCACGCGGTGTGCTGGGGTTGAATGCAGCCATGTTCAAGGAATATCTGCGTTTTATCGCCAATCGCCGTTGTCACCAGATTGGTCTGGATCCTATTTTCTCCGAGGTGAGCAATCCTTTCCCCTGGATGTCGGAAATGATCGATTTGAAAAAAGAGAAGAACTTTTTTGAAACCCGCGTGACCGAGTATCAAACCGGAGGTGTGTTACACTGGGACTGA
- a CDS encoding ribonucleoside-diphosphate reductase subunit alpha, with translation MQPTTDNPVTGAVYRDSFSEHNPSVEKQNYLQYKVIRRNGAVVAFEPGKISVAMTKAFIAVEGGQSAVSSRVREIVSHMTEEVVGALTRRRPDGGTFHIEDIQDQVELGLMRAGEHDVARAYVLYREARARERAARKQTDQAVVLHMVENGQRVPLDRDRLTARIASACRDIGAAVDPAVILKAMLRDLYDGVQADEIRKSAVLSARALIEKDPAYNFVTARLLLDNIRYEVLGEEVTHEAMQLRYADYFSDFIQQGIEADLLDERLAHFDLPSLAKALVAERDLQFGYLGLQTLYDRYFLHIQERRIELPQAFFMRVAMGLALNEIDREARAIEFYHLLSTFDFMSSTPTLFNSGGKRPQLSSCYLTTVPDSLDGIYEAIKENALLSKFAGGLGNDWTAVRAMGARIKGTNGKSQGVVPFLKVVSDTAVAVNQGGKRKGAVCAYLECWHLDIEEFVELRKNTGDDRRRTHDMNTAVWVPDLFMKRVMEDGSWTLFSSSDVPDLHEKYGKSFEAAYLGYEDRATRNELGLYKRIPARQLWRKMLTMLFETGHPWITFKDPCNVRSPQNHVGVVHSSNLCTEITLNTNDKEIAVCNLGSVNLAAHIVDGKLDHDKLKQTVSTAMRMLDNVIDINFYAVAKARNANLRHRPVGLGIMGFQDCLHKLGIAYASQEAVEFADRSMEAVAYHAYWASTRLAEERGVYATYAGSLWDRGILPQDTLALLSEERGGQVEVDTTVTLDWEALRTRIRQWGMRNSNCLAIAPTATISNIVGVSASIEPTYQNLYVKSNLSGEFTIANQWLVNDLKQRKLWDEVMIADLKHYDGAVSKIDRIPQELRALYATAFEIDPAWLVEAAARRQKWIDQAQSLNLYLANASGKKIDALYKLAWLRGLKTTYYLRTLGATAAEKSTVHTGVLNAVAAYHEPAETVAKQCVIDDPDCEACQ, from the coding sequence ATGCAACCTACTACGGACAACCCTGTTACTGGTGCGGTTTACCGCGACAGTTTTTCAGAACATAACCCGTCGGTCGAGAAACAAAATTATTTGCAGTACAAGGTGATACGCCGTAATGGCGCGGTTGTGGCCTTTGAACCGGGCAAGATTTCGGTCGCGATGACCAAGGCATTCATTGCAGTGGAAGGTGGGCAAAGTGCTGTGTCATCCCGTGTGCGTGAGATTGTGTCACACATGACGGAAGAAGTAGTTGGTGCATTGACGCGCCGCCGGCCGGACGGGGGTACGTTTCATATCGAGGATATTCAGGATCAGGTTGAGCTGGGGTTAATGCGCGCTGGAGAACATGATGTGGCGCGCGCTTACGTGCTGTACCGGGAAGCCCGTGCGCGTGAGCGGGCAGCCAGGAAACAGACCGACCAGGCTGTTGTGCTGCATATGGTGGAAAATGGACAGCGTGTGCCGCTTGACAGGGATCGGTTAACCGCGCGGATTGCGTCGGCCTGCCGGGATATCGGCGCGGCAGTTGATCCTGCCGTCATTCTCAAAGCCATGCTGCGGGATTTGTACGATGGGGTTCAGGCGGATGAAATCCGGAAATCTGCGGTGTTATCGGCGCGCGCGCTGATTGAGAAAGACCCCGCCTATAATTTTGTCACCGCAAGATTGCTGCTGGACAATATTCGCTACGAGGTGCTCGGGGAAGAGGTGACGCATGAGGCGATGCAATTGCGCTATGCTGATTATTTTAGCGACTTCATCCAGCAGGGAATCGAGGCGGATTTGCTGGATGAGCGCCTGGCCCACTTTGACCTGCCATCGCTGGCTAAAGCGCTGGTGGCGGAGCGTGACCTGCAGTTTGGTTATCTGGGCTTGCAAACGTTGTACGACCGCTATTTTCTACACATCCAGGAACGGCGCATCGAGCTGCCGCAGGCATTTTTCATGCGGGTGGCAATGGGGCTGGCATTAAATGAGATTGATCGTGAAGCGCGCGCCATCGAGTTTTATCATTTGCTGTCAACATTCGATTTCATGAGTTCGACGCCCACGTTGTTCAATTCCGGTGGCAAGCGACCCCAGTTGTCTTCCTGCTATCTGACCACGGTGCCAGACAGTCTCGATGGTATTTATGAGGCCATCAAGGAAAATGCATTGCTATCCAAATTTGCCGGTGGGCTGGGTAATGACTGGACAGCGGTACGGGCAATGGGTGCACGCATCAAGGGTACCAACGGCAAGTCTCAGGGGGTGGTGCCTTTCCTCAAGGTCGTCTCTGATACGGCAGTCGCGGTCAATCAGGGCGGCAAGCGCAAGGGGGCGGTGTGTGCCTATCTGGAATGCTGGCATCTCGATATCGAGGAATTTGTCGAGCTGCGCAAAAATACGGGCGATGATCGCCGTCGTACCCACGATATGAATACCGCAGTCTGGGTGCCGGATCTGTTCATGAAACGGGTGATGGAAGATGGAAGCTGGACGCTGTTTTCATCCTCCGATGTGCCGGATCTGCACGAAAAATACGGGAAATCCTTTGAGGCGGCTTATCTGGGCTATGAAGACCGGGCAACACGTAATGAGCTGGGTTTGTACAAGCGCATTCCTGCCCGGCAATTGTGGCGCAAGATGCTGACCATGTTGTTTGAAACCGGCCATCCGTGGATCACATTCAAGGATCCGTGCAATGTGCGTTCACCGCAAAACCATGTGGGCGTGGTGCATAGCTCGAATCTCTGCACCGAGATCACGCTCAATACCAATGACAAGGAAATCGCGGTATGCAATCTTGGCTCTGTTAATCTGGCGGCGCATATCGTGGATGGCAAGCTGGATCACGATAAATTGAAGCAAACGGTCAGTACCGCCATGCGGATGCTGGACAATGTGATCGACATCAATTTTTATGCCGTTGCCAAAGCGCGTAACGCTAATTTGCGCCACCGCCCGGTGGGGCTGGGCATTATGGGATTTCAGGATTGCCTGCACAAGCTGGGGATAGCCTATGCTTCGCAGGAAGCGGTCGAATTTGCCGATCGTTCGATGGAAGCCGTTGCCTATCATGCTTACTGGGCCTCTACCAGGCTTGCGGAGGAGCGTGGAGTTTACGCGACTTATGCGGGCAGCCTGTGGGATCGCGGCATTCTGCCGCAGGATACGCTGGCATTGCTGAGCGAGGAACGCGGCGGACAGGTGGAAGTCGATACCACGGTCACACTTGACTGGGAAGCTCTGCGCACCAGAATCAGACAATGGGGTATGCGTAATTCCAATTGTCTGGCGATTGCACCCACGGCCACGATCTCCAATATCGTTGGCGTATCTGCCAGTATCGAACCGACTTACCAGAATTTATACGTCAAGTCGAATCTTTCTGGTGAATTTACGATTGCGAATCAATGGTTGGTCAATGATCTCAAACAGAGAAAGCTGTGGGATGAAGTGATGATTGCTGATCTCAAGCACTATGATGGTGCGGTCAGCAAAATAGACCGGATTCCCCAGGAGCTGCGCGCATTGTATGCTACGGCATTTGAAATTGATCCTGCCTGGCTGGTGGAGGCGGCAGCCAGACGGCAGAAGTGGATCGATCAGGCGCAATCGCTCAATCTGTATCTGGCCAACGCATCCGGCAAGAAAATCGATGCACTCTATAAGCTTGCGTGGTTGCGCGGCCTCAAGACAACCTATTATTTACGCACGCTGGGAGCAACAGCAGCCGAAAAATCTACCGTGCATACGGGCGTGTTGAATGCGGTTGCGGCGTACCATGAGCCAGCCGAGACAGTTGCCAAACAATGTGTGATCGATGATCCGGATTGTGAAGCGTGCCAGTAA
- a CDS encoding outer membrane lipoprotein-sorting protein, whose product MILRIGLLPIIAVLLLLFQTQARSTASTEPASQEATAKSILEKADEIRFPRESFQVEVAIRTTSPGQTDEVRQYRVLSKGNENSIVLTTEPAAERGQAILMKGRDLWVFMPSVSQPIRLSLSQRLTGQVANGDIARANFSGDYYPKLLRSETIDGENYHVLELTGVDRSVTYQRVLLWVNQANDQPYQAEFYSLSGRLLKTSHYANFEMILGKLRPTQMIMEDALKQGEISVLDYSGMQLRDLPDKLFTKNYLKRLE is encoded by the coding sequence ATGATATTACGAATAGGCTTACTGCCAATCATAGCGGTATTATTGTTGTTATTTCAGACACAGGCACGATCAACAGCGTCAACAGAACCTGCCAGCCAGGAAGCAACGGCAAAAAGTATACTGGAAAAAGCAGATGAAATTCGCTTCCCGCGTGAGAGTTTTCAGGTAGAAGTCGCTATCCGTACTACTTCACCCGGCCAGACTGACGAGGTGCGTCAATACCGGGTGCTCTCCAAAGGCAATGAAAATAGCATCGTTCTCACTACTGAACCAGCTGCTGAACGCGGACAGGCTATTTTGATGAAAGGACGTGATCTTTGGGTCTTCATGCCAAGCGTTTCGCAGCCGATCCGGCTGTCACTCTCACAACGGTTGACTGGTCAGGTTGCCAATGGCGATATTGCCCGCGCTAATTTCTCCGGTGATTATTATCCAAAGCTGTTGCGCAGCGAAACAATAGATGGTGAAAATTATCATGTGCTTGAACTGACCGGTGTTGATCGTTCGGTGACGTATCAGCGGGTATTGTTGTGGGTCAATCAGGCAAATGACCAGCCGTACCAGGCTGAGTTTTATTCGCTTTCCGGTCGCCTGCTCAAAACCAGCCATTATGCAAACTTTGAGATGATTCTTGGCAAATTACGCCCAACCCAAATGATCATGGAAGATGCGCTCAAACAGGGTGAGATTTCGGTATTGGACTATTCCGGAATGCAGCTGCGCGACTTGCCTGACAAGCTGTTTACCAAAAATTACTTGAAAAGACTTGAATAA